A portion of the Lolium rigidum isolate FL_2022 chromosome 1, APGP_CSIRO_Lrig_0.1, whole genome shotgun sequence genome contains these proteins:
- the LOC124655661 gene encoding non-lysosomal glucosylceramidase-like: MAGFSALQKCTALLGDGEENVGQFLYLEGMEYHMWNTYDVHFYASFALLSLFPAIELSLQRDFARAVLHQDPRPMHTLDGATVPRKVLGAVPHDFGLADPWFELNAYMLHDPARWKDLNPKFVLQVYRDVAATGNVAFAAAAWPAVYLAMAYMDQFDWDGDGMVENEGRPDQTYDLWSVSGVSAYTGGLWVAALQAAAAMARVVGERGAEGYFLERYKRAQRVYDGELWNGSYFDYDNSGSGNSKSIMADQLAGQWYARACGLDPIVEEDKARSALGTVLDYNVMRVQGGAVGAVNGMRPDGAVDTSSTQSKEVWPGVTYGVAAAMIHEGMPEAAFQTAKGAHDAGWGRDGYGYAFQTPEAWTAEGGGGYRSLHYMRPLCIWAMQWALSPPELHKNLRALPGSVSAAASPAEVALAREKFEKMANMVRLPEEEQDKGYLGALYQILRQMILPAS; this comes from the coding sequence tccgccctGCAAAAGTGCACGGCGCTGCTGGGCGACGGCGAGGAGAACGTGGGGCAGTTTCTTTACCTGGAGGGGATGGAGTACCACATGTGGAACACATACGACGTCCACTTCTACGCCTCCTTCGCGCTCCTCTCCCTCTTCCCGGCGATCGAGCTCAGCCTCCAGCGCGACTTCGCCCGCGCAGTCCTCCATCAAGACCCACGCCCGATGCACACCCTCGACGGCGCCACCGTGCCGCGCAAGGTCCTCGGCGCCGTGCCGCACGACTTCGGCCTCGCCGACCCCTGGTTCGAGCTCAACGCCTACATGCTCCACGACCCGGCGCGGTGGAAGGACCTCAACCCCAAGTTCGTCCTCCAGGTCTACcgcgacgtcgccgccacgggcaacgtcgccttcgccgccgccgcgtggccggcggtgTACCTCGCCATGGCGTACATGGACCAGTTCGACTGGGACGGGGACGGCATGGTGGAGAACGAGGGCCGTCCCGACCAGACCTACGACCTCTGGTCCGTCTCCGGCGTCAGCGCCTACACCGGCGGCCTCTGGGTCGCGGCGCTCCAGGCGGCAGCCGCCATGGCGCGCGTCGTCGGCGAACGCGGCGCGGAGGGATACTTCCTCGAGCGGTACAAACGGGCGCAGCGggtgtacgacggcgagctctggAACGGCTCCTACTTCGACTACGACAACAGCGGCAGCGGGAACAGCAAGTCCATCATGGCCGACCAGCTCGCCGGGCAGTGGTACGCGCGCGCGTGCGGGCTTGACCCCATCGTGGAGGAGGACAAGGCTCGCAGCGCGCTGGGGACGGTGCTGGACTACAACGTCATGCGGGTgcagggcggcgcggtgggggcgGTGAACGGGATGCGGCCGGACGGCGCCGTGGACACGTCGTCGACGCAGTCCAAGGAGGTGTGGCCCGGGGTCACCTACGGCGTGGCGGCCGCCATGATCCACGAGGGCATGCCGGAGGCGGCGTTCCAGACGGCCAAAGGCGCGCACGACGCCGGGTGGGGCAGGGACGGGTACGGGTACGCGTTCCAGACGCCCGAGGCGTGGACGGCCGAAGGCGGCGGCGGTTACCGGTCGCTGCACTACATGCGACCCCTCTGCATCTGGGCGATGCAGTGGGCGCTCTCGCCGCCGGAGCTCCACAAGAACCTGAGAGCGTTGCCGGGTTCGGTGTCGGCCGCTGCCTCGCCTGCGGAGGTGGCACTGGCGCGGGAGAAATTCGAGAAGATGGCGAACATGGTGAGGCTGCCGGAGGAAGAGCAGGACAAGGGATACCTTGGAGCTCTCTACCAGATTCTCCGTCAGATGATCCTCCCGGCATCATGA